Proteins encoded within one genomic window of bacterium:
- the rodA gene encoding rod shape-determining protein RodA: VVLGAGAAAAAVFFDHRKLAGAAPFLYAAVLVLLVVVLLIPVAGGAARRWLTLGPVNLQPAELAKLAFILAGAAYLARREERPGFKRVLSLTLLALVPTAMVAVQPDLGTAFVFIPLTLTLLYWGGVPGWKLLLLLAPLAAALAAFTEVPDWLARAVDPGLLSSPLGAVFRPWWWLGMGALVTAWLIGRRRKEPYFGFLLLATGAASVILPLGWNLLKVYQKQRVLMFLDPTADPKGAGYNLIQSRIAVGSGGVWGKGFGQGTQGQLAFLPERHTDFAFSVWAEEWGLVGSLVVILLFALLLGRMLRAAGRASDRFSSMVVYGATVMLAFHAVFNVGMCLGLFPVAGLPLPFLSYGGSFALVSWLAVGLAAGVERRTRSSVF; encoded by the coding sequence GGTCGTGCTGGGGGCCGGAGCGGCGGCGGCGGCCGTCTTCTTCGACCACCGCAAGCTGGCCGGCGCCGCGCCTTTCCTCTACGCCGCCGTCCTCGTACTCCTCGTGGTCGTGCTGTTGATTCCCGTCGCCGGAGGGGCGGCCCGGCGCTGGCTCACCCTGGGGCCGGTGAACCTCCAGCCCGCGGAGCTGGCGAAGCTGGCCTTCATCCTCGCCGGCGCGGCCTACCTGGCCCGGCGGGAGGAGAGGCCGGGGTTCAAGCGGGTACTCTCGTTGACCCTGCTGGCGCTGGTTCCCACGGCAATGGTAGCCGTGCAGCCCGACCTCGGCACGGCCTTCGTCTTCATCCCGCTGACCCTGACGCTCCTCTACTGGGGCGGGGTGCCGGGTTGGAAGCTGTTGCTCCTGTTGGCGCCCCTGGCGGCGGCCCTCGCGGCCTTCACCGAGGTGCCCGACTGGCTCGCCCGCGCGGTGGACCCCGGTCTCCTGAGCTCGCCGCTGGGGGCGGTCTTCCGGCCGTGGTGGTGGCTGGGGATGGGCGCGTTGGTTACGGCCTGGCTCATCGGCCGGCGCAGGAAGGAGCCGTACTTCGGCTTTTTGCTCCTGGCGACCGGGGCGGCGAGCGTCATCCTCCCCCTGGGCTGGAACCTCCTGAAGGTCTACCAAAAGCAGCGGGTGCTGATGTTCCTCGACCCCACCGCCGACCCCAAGGGGGCGGGGTACAATCTCATCCAGAGCCGGATCGCCGTGGGCTCCGGCGGCGTCTGGGGCAAGGGCTTCGGTCAGGGGACCCAGGGGCAGCTCGCCTTCCTGCCCGAGCGCCACACCGACTTCGCCTTCAGCGTCTGGGCCGAGGAATGGGGGCTGGTCGGCAGCCTGGTGGTGATTCTGCTGTTCGCGCTCCTTCTGGGTCGGATGCTCCGGGCGGCGGGGCGTGCCTCCGACCGCTTCAGCTCCATGGTGGTTTACGGGGCGACGGTGATGCTCGCCTTCCACGCCGTCTTCAACGTCGGGATGTGCCTGGGCCTCTTCCCGGTGGCCGGGCTGCCGCTGCCGTTCTTGAGCTACGGGGGGAGCTTCGCCCTGGTCTCGTGGCTGGCGGTGGGCCTGGCGGCGGGGGTGGAGCGCCGGACCCGGTCGTCCGTTTTTTAG
- a CDS encoding hydroxymethylpyrimidine/phosphomethylpyrimidine kinase, which produces MNRFVAVVAGLDTSGGAGLAADLRTASALRIPCAAVLTAVAVQDAEGVHAVFPTPEGAFTAQLRAVPWKKTGACKLGMVYLPELLDLFLDALPDGIPLVVDPLLGATAGGSLAAPGLEEALAAGAFPRATLVTLNRDEVRRFSGEDFTDLATARGLAPRLAERLGTSVLLKGGHLRGTPVDVLAVGGCLYEFSGRRAKVSPRGTGCTLSTAVAAYLAVGDELPAAVGLARELVNRAVAAAYPGPAGPVLAP; this is translated from the coding sequence ATGAACCGATTCGTCGCCGTCGTCGCCGGTCTGGACACCTCGGGTGGGGCGGGGCTGGCCGCCGACCTGCGCACCGCCTCGGCGCTCCGCATCCCCTGCGCCGCGGTCCTCACCGCCGTGGCCGTCCAGGATGCCGAGGGAGTCCACGCCGTATTCCCGACGCCGGAGGGGGCCTTCACCGCCCAGCTCCGGGCCGTCCCCTGGAAGAAAACCGGCGCCTGCAAGCTGGGGATGGTCTACCTTCCGGAACTGCTGGACCTGTTCCTCGACGCGCTGCCGGATGGGATTCCCCTGGTGGTGGACCCGCTGCTCGGGGCCACGGCGGGAGGGTCGCTGGCCGCGCCGGGCCTGGAGGAGGCGCTGGCGGCCGGGGCCTTCCCCCGGGCGACGCTCGTGACCCTCAACCGCGACGAGGTCCGCCGGTTCTCGGGGGAGGATTTCACCGATCTCGCCACGGCACGGGGGCTGGCGCCCCGGCTGGCGGAGAGGCTCGGGACGTCGGTGCTGTTGAAAGGCGGTCACCTGAGAGGAACGCCCGTGGACGTCCTGGCGGTAGGTGGCTGTCTGTATGAATTCTCCGGCCGGCGGGCGAAGGTCTCGCCCCGGGGGACCGGCTGCACGCTCTCCACGGCGGTGGCGGCGTATCTGGCCGTGGGGGATGAGCTGCCGGCGGCGGTGGGGCTGGCCCGGGAGCTGGTGAACCGGGCGGTGGCGGCGGCCTATCCCGGGCCGGCGGGACCCGTCCTGGCGCCGTAA
- a CDS encoding carboxymuconolactone decarboxylase family protein, which translates to MQLSDFPELNDGFTGFYKRVFADGALDRKTKEMPAVAFAYGNGCIPCVKTHEAKARRLGLTDALYRELVAVCEVIAAGGVRERFVESAG; encoded by the coding sequence GTGCAACTCTCCGACTTTCCCGAGCTCAACGACGGCTTCACCGGGTTTTACAAACGGGTGTTCGCCGACGGCGCCCTGGACCGGAAAACCAAGGAGATGCCGGCCGTGGCCTTCGCCTACGGAAACGGCTGCATCCCCTGCGTCAAGACCCACGAGGCCAAGGCCCGACGCCTCGGCCTGACCGACGCCCTGTACCGCGAGCTCGTCGCCGTCTGCGAGGTCATCGCCGCCGGGGGAGTGCGCGAGCGGTTCGTCGAGAGCGCGGGCTAA